From a region of the Triticum aestivum cultivar Chinese Spring chromosome 7D, IWGSC CS RefSeq v2.1, whole genome shotgun sequence genome:
- the LOC123170824 gene encoding uncharacterized protein, with protein sequence MELFQDGQHVRLRSRARGTYLHADDDGLGVSLRRLRASMNVAWLVHFYQGQYLLFQSAAYGGYLAATAAPARRGHRGRRVEQLDYYHSEVDLMLWQAVQMENLFLNHINGGNLRANGRYRRWNNGVSVDHIDDINNISTMMHWVMEVIPAREIMPRLPRPSPLPNLVLRPRMIMYVWPNIHGGLITHGTFVFGGRSVFRLRSELARRLGDLAIMDLEVADLVMCLPTHDGRLIPLVVDLPRSGETLHIVVVIVGSPVSLNSELL encoded by the exons ATGGAGCTGTTCCAGGACGGCCAGCACGTGCGGCTGCGGAGCCGCGCGCGCGGGACGTACCTCCACGCCGACGACGACGGGCTTGGCGTCTCCCTCCGCCGGCTCCGCGCGTCGATGAACGTGGCTTGGTTGGTGCACTTCTATCAGGGCCAGTACCTGCTCTTCCAGAGCGCCGCCTACGGTGGCTACCTCGCCGCCACGGCCGCGCCGGCGCGGCGCGGCCACCGCGGACGCCGCGTCGAGCAGCTCGACTACTATCACTCGGAGGTGGATCTAATGCTTTGGCAGGCCGTCCAGATGGAGAACCTCTTCCTCAACCACAtcaacggcggcaacctccgcgcCAACGGGAGGTACCGCCGCTGGAACAACGGCGTCAGCGTCGACCACATCGACGACATCAACAACATCAGCACCATGATGCACTGGGTCATGGAGGTCATCCCCGCCAGGGAGATCATGCCTCGCCTTCCACGTCCGTCTCCG CTTCCCAACCTCGTGTTGCGGCCCCGGATGATCATGTACGTGTGGCCGAACATCCACGGGGGCCTCATCACCCACGGCACGTTCGTGTTCGGTGGGAGGTCCGTGTTCCGCCTGAGGAGCGAGCTGGCTAGGCGGCTGGGCGACCTCGCAATCATGGACTTGGAGGTCGCCGACCTCGTCATGTGCTTGCCCACGCATGATGGCCGGCTTATTCCACTGGTCgtcgatctgccccgcagcggcgAGACCCTCcacatcgtcgtcgtcatcgtcgggtCGCCTG TTAGTCTGAACTCTGAACTGCTGTAA
- the LOC123169376 gene encoding uncharacterized protein has product MEQFQDGHHVRLRSREHGMYLHADKDGRGVSLRRPRASMNAAWAVHLFQGDDDAQYVLLHSAAYGGYLTAMDAPAPLGHCGRRVEQRDYDEREEEDVRWQPVRFGSGDYILLRHASGRFLRANGKYLPWNNGASVDDFDTVSTMTHWVVERIPAREGMPELPLAGGLDVLLPRRWIVYASAGADGGPFFWAALGFKGRSVFRLRSELASEIGIGMNDLVMCVQEGTNGRPTPLVVNLPRRTRTLYIVVLMAGEPAPANVELRYPDVGAE; this is encoded by the exons ATGGAGCAGTTCCAGGACGGCCACCACGTGCGGCTGCGGAGCCGCGAGCACGGCATGTACCTGCACGCCGACAAGGACGGCCGTGGCGTCTCCCTCCGCCGGCCCCGGGCGTCGATGAACGCGGCGTGGGCGGTGCACTTGTTCCAAGGCGATGACGATGCCCAGTACGTGCTCCTCCACAGCGCCGCCTACGGCGGCTACCTGACGGCCATGGACGCACCGGCGCCGCTAGGCCACTGCGGGCGCCGCGTCGAGCAGCGCGACTACGACGAACGGGAGGAGGAGGACGTCAGGTGGCAGCCCGTCAGGTTCGGGAGCGGGGACTACATCCTGCTCCGCCACGCCAGCGGCCGCTTCCTCCGCGCCAACGGGAAGTACCTCCCCTGGAACAACGGCGCCAGCGTCGACGACTTCGACACCGTCAGCACGATGACGCACTGGGTCGTGGAGCGCATCCCCGCCAGGGAGGGCATGCCTGAG CTCCCCCTCGCCGGAGGCCTGGACGTTCTGTTGCCGCGGCGGTGGATCGTGTACGCCTCGGCGGGCGCCGATGGGGGCCCCTTCTTCTGGGCTGCGTTGGGGTTCAAGGGGAGGTCTGTGTTCCGCCTGAGGAGCGAGCTGGCCAGCGAGATAGGCATCGGCATGAACGACCTCGTCATGTGCGTCCAGGAGGGCACTAACGGGCGGCCTACCCCACTCGTCGTCAACCTACCCCGCCGCACGCGGACCCTTTACATCGTCGTCCTCATGGCCGGGGAGCCAGCCCCAG CCAACGTCGAGCTGCGGTACCCGGATGTCGGTGCAGAGTAG
- the LOC123169069 gene encoding uncharacterized protein yields MEQFHHGQHVRLRSRVHGTYLHADEDGHGVSLHHRRASMNAAWAVHLHQFQNAQYLLLHSAAYGRYLAATDAPAPLGHRGLRVEQRNYNHPEVDALVWQAILSESGEEVYLRHIGGRRLRANGRHWNTDASVDYADDLDNISRKMLWVVEDIPAREVAPPLPRPTGLPHLTLRSRLIMYVLPTVYGALLARGTFVFRGRSVFRLRKELARQLGVFVNVEVSDLFMCLPTQDGRLFPLVVDLPRSGQTLHIIVAVAGTPAQAALRYADVDA; encoded by the exons ATGGAGCAGTTCCATCACGGCCAGCACGTGCGGCTGCGCAGCCGCGTGCACGGCACGTACCTACACGCCGACGAGGACGGGCATGGCGTCTCCCTCCACCACCGCCGGGCGTCGATGAACGCGGCTTGGGCGGTGCACTTGCACCAGTTCCAGAACGCGCAGTACCTGCTCCTCCACAGCGCCGCCTACGGCCGCTACCTCGCCGCCACGGACGCGCCGGCGCCGCTAGGCCACCGCGGGCTCCGCGTCGAGCAGCGCAACTACAACCATCCCGAAGTGGATGCATTGGTTTGGCAGGCCATCCTGTCGGAATCCGGGGAAGAGGTCTACCTCCGCCACATcggcggccgccgcctccgcgccaacGGGAGGCACTGGAACACCGACGCCAGCGTTGACTACGCCGACGACCTCGACAACATCAGCAGGAAGATGCTCTGGGTCGTGGAGGACATCCCCGCCAGGGAGGTCGCGCCTCCCCTTCCACGTCCGACTGGG CTTCCCCACCTGACGTTGCGGTCGCGGCTGATCATGTACGTGTTGCCGACCGTCTACGGGGCCCTCCTCGCCCGCGGCACGTTCGTGTTCAGGGGGAGGTCCGTGTTCCGCCTGAGGAAGGAGCTGGCCAGGCAGCTGGGCGTTTTCGTAAACGTGGAGGTCTCCGACCTCTTCATGTGCCTCCCCACACAGGATGGCCGGCTTTTTCCACTCGTCGTCGACCTGCCCCGCAGCGGCCAGACCCTCCacatcatcgtcgccgtcgccgggACGCCTG